Proteins encoded within one genomic window of Candidatus Syntrophocurvum alkaliphilum:
- the dnaG gene encoding DNA primase, protein MTKYFDDQLIRDILFRIDIVEIIGETVQLNRKGNRYWGLCPFHQEKTPSFSVTPEKEMFYCFGCRTGGDVFSFVMKRDGASFKEAVELLADKAGIELRSLKNENNEVKQVLEVNKNAADYYNKNLFTPASTKALKYLKKRKVSDESLKRYIIGYALDEWDGLKNYLLKHGFSKKIIEKSGLISLNKKGTNHYDLFRNRIIFPIQNFRGDIIGFGGRVLDDSLPKYINSPETDLFSKRKNLYGLYQAKDSIRKRNEVVLVEGYMDCIKLGQADITNVVASLGTAFTVDQAKLLQKYTEKVIILYDGDEAGQREAIKAINSLLKANLKTDVVALPPGKDPDEYIALNGKEEFLRYIKNNSYNYIEFKINSNINSTEELNLENKNKIINEVKKDINGLNSEIEKDYFIRLLSEKLKLEENTVYREIKSKKSSNLPHKRNKIQISRDNKRYGNYSIQEKIMAKMLKDEEFFNYIVDTIGIDFIHNQQYKALLKIYQGLQGSHKDKINQLFTIAVEQDLNSEFARITFIGDEELNKIEIMDYVKRVKIMKQDAKWQKLFAKIRQLSDEGDFYSVLDFILKIDKLLNKAQKGGTK, encoded by the coding sequence ATGACAAAATATTTTGATGATCAGCTTATTCGAGATATCTTATTTAGAATAGATATTGTAGAAATAATTGGTGAAACAGTGCAGTTAAATCGTAAAGGAAATCGCTATTGGGGTTTATGCCCTTTTCATCAAGAAAAGACTCCATCTTTTAGTGTTACACCAGAAAAAGAAATGTTTTATTGTTTCGGATGCCGAACAGGCGGGGATGTATTTTCTTTTGTAATGAAAAGGGATGGGGCAAGTTTCAAAGAAGCTGTTGAACTTTTAGCTGACAAAGCTGGAATTGAATTAAGGTCTTTAAAAAATGAAAATAATGAAGTTAAACAGGTACTAGAAGTTAACAAAAATGCAGCAGATTATTACAATAAAAACTTATTTACACCTGCGTCTACAAAAGCTTTGAAATATTTGAAAAAACGGAAGGTCTCTGATGAATCATTAAAACGTTATATAATAGGGTATGCATTAGATGAATGGGATGGCTTGAAAAACTATCTACTAAAACATGGTTTTTCTAAAAAAATAATAGAAAAGTCGGGACTAATATCACTAAATAAAAAAGGTACAAACCATTATGATCTATTTAGAAACAGAATTATATTTCCGATACAAAATTTTCGTGGAGATATTATAGGTTTTGGAGGCAGAGTATTAGATGATAGTTTACCTAAATATATAAATTCTCCTGAAACAGATCTATTTTCTAAGAGAAAGAATTTATATGGATTATACCAAGCTAAAGACAGTATTAGAAAACGAAATGAAGTTGTTTTAGTAGAAGGATATATGGATTGTATAAAACTAGGTCAAGCTGATATTACTAATGTTGTTGCTTCTTTAGGTACAGCTTTTACTGTAGATCAAGCTAAATTACTACAAAAGTACACAGAAAAAGTTATAATTCTATATGATGGAGATGAAGCAGGACAAAGAGAAGCAATAAAGGCAATAAATTCTCTATTAAAGGCTAATCTAAAGACTGATGTAGTTGCCCTGCCGCCAGGAAAAGATCCAGACGAATATATTGCTTTAAATGGAAAAGAGGAATTTTTAAGATATATAAAGAATAATAGTTATAATTATATAGAATTTAAGATAAACAGTAATATAAATTCGACAGAAGAATTAAACTTAGAGAACAAAAATAAAATAATAAATGAAGTAAAAAAAGACATAAATGGTCTAAATAGTGAGATTGAAAAAGATTATTTCATTCGCTTATTGTCAGAAAAACTAAAATTAGAAGAAAATACAGTATATAGAGAGATAAAATCGAAAAAGTCAAGTAATTTACCACACAAAAGGAATAAAATACAAATATCAAGGGATAATAAAAGATACGGTAATTACAGTATACAAGAGAAAATAATGGCAAAAATGTTAAAAGATGAGGAATTTTTCAATTATATTGTAGATACAATAGGCATTGACTTTATTCATAATCAACAATATAAAGCATTATTAAAAATATATCAAGGCTTACAGGGATCACACAAAGATAAAATTAATCAACTTTTTACTATAGCCGTAGAACAGGACTTAAATTCTGAATTTGCTAGAATAACATTTATTGGTGATGAAGAATTAAATAAAATAGAGATTATGGATTATGTAAAAAGAGTAAAAATTATGAAACAAGATGCAAAATGGCAAAAACTTTTTGCCAAAATACGTCAACTATCTGATGAAGGTGATTTTTATAGTGTTTTAGATTTCATTTTAAAAATTGATAAATTACTGAATAAAGCCCAGAAAGGGGGGACAAAATGA
- a CDS encoding deoxyguanosinetriphosphate triphosphohydrolase: MRVRNEIEQREKSILSPHACLASNSKGRLNFEEPDPIRTCFMIDRDRIVHSKAFRRLKHKTQVFIAPPGDHYRTRLTHTLEVNQIARTIGAGLNLNLDLIEAMSLGHDVGHTPFAHAGEQILDILLSNGFKHNENSIRVLTKIEQHKNRNGLNLTVEVLDGVLNHSGYGKSESSSYTLEGQVVRLSDKIAYVQHDIDDSIRAGLLNLDDIPVEYLEILGYTHSMRIGTLVSDIINNTKKIIEKNNVVKVEPSEEVERALKGLREYMFETIYRGPVCQAERTRAMFIIEHLLKYFMNNPHKMSPVFQTIADEDGLEQAVGDYISGMSDAYCVSLFQDIYIPQSLVPSAVKDILY; encoded by the coding sequence ATGAGAGTGCGAAATGAAATTGAACAAAGAGAAAAATCCATACTAAGCCCTCATGCATGTTTAGCTTCTAATAGTAAGGGGAGGCTAAATTTTGAAGAACCTGACCCTATACGTACATGCTTTATGATTGATAGAGATAGAATTGTTCATTCTAAGGCGTTTAGAAGGTTGAAGCATAAAACCCAAGTTTTTATAGCTCCTCCAGGAGATCATTATCGAACTCGACTAACCCATACTCTTGAGGTGAATCAAATAGCTAGAACTATAGGTGCAGGATTAAATCTTAATTTAGATTTAATTGAAGCCATGTCATTAGGTCACGATGTTGGGCATACCCCTTTTGCTCATGCAGGTGAACAAATACTAGATATTTTATTAAGTAATGGTTTTAAACATAACGAAAACAGTATACGAGTTTTAACTAAGATTGAACAACATAAAAACAGAAATGGTTTAAATTTGACTGTGGAAGTTTTAGATGGAGTACTTAACCATAGTGGTTATGGTAAAAGTGAAAGTAGTTCTTACACTTTAGAAGGCCAAGTAGTACGTCTTAGTGACAAAATTGCTTACGTGCAACATGATATTGACGACTCAATAAGAGCAGGACTTTTAAATTTAGATGATATACCAGTAGAGTATCTTGAAATATTAGGTTATACACATAGTATGAGAATAGGAACATTGGTTAGCGATATTATTAATAATACAAAAAAAATAATCGAAAAAAATAATGTTGTTAAAGTAGAGCCGAGTGAGGAAGTGGAGCGCGCTTTAAAAGGTTTACGAGAGTATATGTTCGAAACTATATATCGAGGTCCAGTATGTCAAGCTGAAAGAACAAGAGCAATGTTTATAATTGAACATTTACTAAAATACTTTATGAATAATCCACACAAAATGAGTCCTGTTTTTCAAACGATTGCTGATGAAGATGGTTTAGAGCAAGCTGTTGGTGATTATATTTCGGGAATGAGCGATGCCTACTGTGTTTCATTGTTTCAGGATATCTATATTCCTCAGTCATTAGTGCCTAGTGCAGTTAAAGATATTTTATATTAG
- a CDS encoding flavodoxin family protein: MSDLLIVGVNGSPNSSDNTAFLLDQALNETKKYGAITKVIHCSSELKKINNPFCHACSSPCTAKCIEDNEIFDAYKLMALADGIIVGSPVYFGTVSAQLKAFFDKTRWLRTEKSLMNTIGGALSVGNSRFGGQETTLKAIHDILLVQGMIVVGDGHYDNDCGHSGAAAQRPAKLDENGINRSRILGKRIAEVAKHTKDLRKR; the protein is encoded by the coding sequence ATGTCTGATTTACTAATCGTAGGAGTTAATGGCAGTCCTAATTCTTCAGATAATACGGCCTTTTTATTAGATCAAGCTTTAAACGAAACTAAAAAATATGGTGCCATAACCAAAGTAATTCATTGTAGTTCTGAGCTAAAAAAAATTAATAATCCTTTTTGTCATGCATGTTCATCTCCTTGCACAGCAAAATGTATAGAAGATAACGAAATATTTGATGCATATAAATTAATGGCTTTAGCAGATGGAATAATAGTGGGGAGTCCAGTTTATTTTGGAACTGTTTCAGCTCAGTTAAAGGCTTTTTTTGATAAAACAAGATGGCTTAGAACAGAAAAAAGCTTAATGAATACTATAGGGGGTGCTTTATCTGTAGGAAACTCCCGTTTTGGTGGACAAGAAACTACATTAAAAGCAATACATGATATTCTTTTAGTTCAAGGTATGATAGTTGTTGGTGATGGTCATTATGATAATGACTGTGGTCATAGTGGAGCTGCTGCTCAGCGACCGGCTAAACTGGATGAAAATGGAATAAATAGATCGCGTATTTTAGGTAAAAGAATAGCTGAAGTTGCAAAACATACTAAAGATTTGCGAAAAAGGTAA
- a CDS encoding peptidoglycan-binding protein, translated as MLIKNKKIIAIVTTLIFILSSMLIANPVWANYGDRNLYWGVRGDDVKNVQRDLTNLGYNTYGIDGVFGANTHDAVVSFQRDNDLPTTGVVASMTKNALNKHMNNQNTVHTTQRGDTLFKIAMQYGTSVDAIMQANSVDPDNIYPGIQIVIPNSSNTSTSNPSRGASRYGEYVDWWSVVDSTWTIGGIATITDLDTGISFQARRYGGGYHADVEPLTAADTEKLRQIYGGQWSWARKAVLVTTNGRTFAGSMNGMPHAQQAIWDNNFNGHFCVHFLNSRTHGTNRVCPNHQAMVRKAAGR; from the coding sequence TTGTTAATAAAGAATAAAAAAATCATAGCAATAGTTACAACATTAATATTTATTTTAAGTAGCATGTTAATAGCTAATCCTGTATGGGCAAACTACGGAGATAGGAATTTATATTGGGGTGTACGAGGAGATGATGTGAAAAACGTACAGAGAGACTTAACAAATTTAGGATATAATACATATGGTATAGATGGTGTTTTTGGGGCTAATACACATGATGCAGTAGTTAGTTTCCAAAGAGATAATGACCTACCAACTACTGGTGTTGTAGCAAGCATGACCAAAAATGCATTAAACAAACATATGAATAATCAAAATACAGTACATACAACTCAGAGAGGAGATACCCTTTTTAAAATAGCTATGCAATATGGGACAAGTGTAGATGCTATTATGCAAGCAAATAGCGTAGATCCCGATAATATATATCCTGGAATACAAATTGTAATTCCTAATAGCTCAAATACCTCGACCTCGAATCCTTCAAGAGGAGCCTCAAGATATGGTGAATATGTAGATTGGTGGAGTGTTGTGGATAGCACTTGGACAATAGGAGGAATTGCGACAATTACAGATTTGGATACAGGCATTTCATTTCAAGCAAGAAGATATGGTGGTGGTTATCATGCTGATGTTGAACCACTAACAGCAGCAGACACTGAGAAATTAAGACAAATATATGGTGGCCAGTGGAGTTGGGCAAGAAAAGCAGTATTAGTAACAACTAATGGAAGGACATTTGCTGGTTCTATGAACGGAATGCCTCATGCTCAACAAGCAATATGGGATAACAATTTTAATGGTCATTTTTGTGTACACTTTTTAAATAGCAGAACTCATGGTACTAATAGAGTATGTCCTAATCACCAAGCCATGGTAAGGAAGGCAGCAGGAAGGTAA
- the ppdK gene encoding pyruvate, phosphate dikinase has protein sequence MSNKYVYLFEEGKTNMVSLLGGKGANLAEMTRIGLPVPPGFTITTEACNKYLELNQEFPTGLMDQALEALKTIETKTGKKFGDRDNPLLVSVRSGAAISMPGMMDTILNLGLNDETVLGLAKLTGDERFAYDCYRRFIQMFSNVVLELDHSMFDDVVERYKRKLSAIFDYEIPANELKQMIQEYNEIVKREKGFDFPQDVNEQLKISIQAVFGSWKNQRAIVYRRINKIPDDLGTAVTVQSMAFGNMGSDSGTGVAFTRNPSTGEKELYGEFLVNAQGEDVVAGIRTPTPISKLQEELPNVYEQFVDTCNKLEIHYRDLQDIEFTVEKGKLYMLQTRNGKRTAKAAVKTAVDMVAEGLITKEEALLRVDPEQINQLLHRQINTEIKIDSIAKGLPASPGAASGKVLFNADLAEKYGEAGEKVILVKAETSPDDIHGIVYAQGILTSRGGMTSHAAVVARGMGKPCVCGCESIKIDYKSKEFFVDDTVVKEGDIISLDGNTGNVMLGEVEMIEPTLSKEFETLLEWSDEVKKLEVRANADTPEDAAKAKEFGAHGIGLCRTEHMFMSPERLPIVQVMILAEDQVAREYALDQLLPFQKEDFYGIIKAMSPHPVTIRLLDPPLHEFLPDHDTLLLEIAEMKHNKVDEKLINEKEELLKKINSLSESNPMLGHRGCRLGLTYPEIYRMQAKAIFEAMTDLTKEGINNITEIEIPLVMDLSEFELLKQEILTVYEELQQKTGIELNFVIGTMIELPRACIVADEIAQEAEFFSFGTNDLTQTTLGFSRDDAEGKFIPTYLEKKIIKENPFAVLDRQGVGSLMKIAVEKAKATRENILIGICGEHGGDPNSIEFCHLLGLDYVSCSPYRIPVARLAAAQANLKNK, from the coding sequence ATGTCTAACAAGTATGTCTATCTTTTTGAAGAAGGTAAAACCAATATGGTCTCCTTGTTGGGAGGTAAAGGGGCAAATTTAGCAGAAATGACCAGAATAGGTTTACCGGTACCACCGGGTTTTACTATTACTACCGAGGCGTGTAATAAATATTTGGAATTAAATCAAGAGTTCCCCACAGGACTAATGGATCAAGCACTTGAAGCATTAAAAACTATAGAAACAAAAACGGGCAAAAAATTTGGTGATAGAGATAATCCTTTATTAGTTTCAGTAAGATCTGGTGCTGCAATTTCAATGCCTGGAATGATGGATACAATATTAAACTTAGGGCTTAATGATGAAACTGTTTTAGGTCTAGCAAAATTAACAGGTGATGAAAGATTTGCCTATGATTGTTATAGGCGTTTTATACAAATGTTTAGTAATGTTGTTCTAGAGTTAGACCACTCTATGTTTGATGATGTTGTAGAAAGATATAAGCGTAAACTAAGTGCAATTTTTGATTATGAAATACCTGCAAACGAACTAAAACAAATGATTCAAGAATACAATGAAATAGTAAAAAGAGAAAAAGGGTTTGATTTTCCTCAAGATGTTAACGAACAGCTTAAAATTTCAATTCAAGCTGTATTTGGTTCATGGAAAAATCAAAGAGCTATTGTATATAGGAGAATTAACAAAATACCGGATGACTTAGGGACAGCTGTAACTGTACAATCTATGGCTTTTGGTAATATGGGTAGTGACTCTGGAACAGGAGTAGCTTTTACTCGCAATCCATCAACAGGTGAAAAAGAATTGTATGGAGAATTTTTAGTTAATGCACAAGGGGAAGATGTTGTAGCAGGAATTAGAACTCCAACCCCTATATCAAAACTACAAGAAGAACTACCAAATGTATATGAGCAATTTGTTGATACATGTAATAAATTAGAAATACATTATCGCGACTTACAAGATATTGAGTTTACTGTTGAAAAGGGAAAACTTTATATGCTTCAGACAAGAAATGGTAAAAGAACTGCTAAAGCAGCAGTTAAGACTGCTGTAGATATGGTAGCTGAGGGTTTAATTACTAAAGAAGAAGCATTATTAAGAGTTGACCCTGAACAAATTAATCAATTGTTACATAGGCAAATAAATACTGAAATAAAAATAGACTCAATAGCTAAAGGCTTACCTGCATCACCAGGAGCAGCTTCTGGTAAGGTGTTATTTAATGCTGATCTTGCGGAAAAGTATGGTGAAGCAGGAGAAAAAGTAATACTGGTTAAAGCTGAAACCAGTCCAGATGATATTCATGGAATAGTTTATGCACAAGGTATATTAACATCACGTGGTGGAATGACTTCTCATGCAGCTGTTGTTGCTAGAGGTATGGGCAAACCATGTGTTTGTGGGTGTGAAAGCATAAAAATAGATTATAAATCAAAAGAGTTTTTTGTAGATGATACAGTTGTTAAAGAAGGAGATATTATAAGTTTAGATGGTAACACCGGAAATGTAATGCTTGGTGAAGTAGAAATGATTGAACCAACTTTATCAAAAGAATTTGAAACTTTATTAGAGTGGTCAGATGAGGTGAAGAAACTTGAGGTAAGAGCTAATGCTGATACTCCTGAAGATGCTGCAAAAGCTAAAGAATTTGGAGCTCATGGTATTGGATTATGTCGTACAGAGCACATGTTTATGTCTCCGGAAAGGTTGCCAATAGTTCAAGTAATGATTTTAGCAGAGGATCAAGTTGCTAGAGAATATGCACTTGACCAGTTACTACCATTCCAAAAAGAAGATTTTTATGGAATTATTAAAGCGATGTCACCACATCCAGTAACAATTCGTTTGCTAGATCCACCATTACATGAATTTTTGCCTGATCATGATACTTTATTGCTTGAAATTGCTGAAATGAAACATAATAAAGTTGATGAAAAACTAATTAATGAAAAAGAAGAATTACTTAAGAAAATAAATAGTTTATCAGAATCTAATCCAATGCTTGGCCACAGAGGTTGTAGGCTAGGACTAACTTACCCTGAAATTTATAGAATGCAGGCAAAAGCAATTTTTGAAGCTATGACTGATTTAACCAAAGAAGGAATTAATAATATTACAGAAATAGAAATACCATTAGTAATGGATTTATCGGAGTTTGAATTATTAAAACAAGAAATATTAACTGTTTATGAGGAATTGCAACAAAAAACCGGTATTGAACTAAACTTTGTAATTGGAACTATGATTGAGCTTCCACGTGCTTGTATTGTAGCTGATGAAATTGCTCAAGAAGCCGAATTTTTCTCTTTTGGTACGAATGATTTAACCCAAACAACACTTGGGTTTAGTAGAGATGATGCAGAAGGAAAATTTATACCAACCTATCTAGAAAAGAAAATAATAAAAGAAAATCCATTTGCAGTATTAGATCGACAAGGTGTAGGTTCTTTAATGAAAATTGCAGTGGAAAAAGCTAAAGCTACTAGAGAGAATATTTTAATTGGCATATGTGGAGAACATGGAGGAGACCCAAATTCAATAGAGTTTTGCCATCTTCTAGGTTTAGACTATGTTAGTTGTTCTCCATATAGAATACCAGTAGCTAGACTAGCTGCTGCACAAGCTAATCTTAAAAACAAGTAA